The following coding sequences are from one Thermostaphylospora chromogena window:
- a CDS encoding MurR/RpiR family transcriptional regulator: MAEGLERLLEGRRLSPVQRRIARYLADHLPEAIFMSSVELAVRAGVSQPSVTRFAMGLGFAGYPELRRALRPLVLGGPDARARPDHPLRAGERRLCEAVDEEVRNLRAVRDRLARRRAGAAAGPAAGSGEAAENGAADGGQGEEPSGAGEVTELGRLLAASEPLPVLGLRASQGLATTFAYYAGRIHPDVRLVTHGGAEAAEALHAARRAGAEWLLAVMLPRYPAEAVRALEYAERIGLRIAAITDRPAVPFPAQIVLDAPVGERLVFDSHAAPLVMAMLVVEAMADAAPLRTRSRLDEFERTAEEFGVFHPAPQRPRERPR, encoded by the coding sequence GTGGCGGAGGGACTGGAGCGGCTTCTCGAAGGACGGCGGCTGTCACCCGTGCAGCGGCGCATCGCGCGCTATCTGGCGGACCACCTGCCTGAGGCGATCTTCATGTCCAGTGTCGAGCTGGCCGTGCGGGCGGGGGTCAGCCAGCCGTCGGTGACCCGGTTCGCGATGGGGCTCGGCTTCGCCGGCTACCCGGAGCTGCGGCGGGCGCTGCGCCCCCTGGTGCTCGGCGGTCCGGACGCGCGGGCGCGGCCGGACCACCCGCTTCGCGCCGGTGAACGCCGGCTGTGCGAGGCGGTGGACGAGGAGGTCCGTAACCTGCGGGCGGTCCGCGACCGGCTGGCCCGGCGGCGGGCCGGAGCCGCCGCCGGGCCAGCGGCCGGGTCCGGCGAGGCGGCGGAGAACGGCGCCGCCGACGGCGGGCAGGGCGAGGAGCCGTCCGGGGCGGGCGAGGTGACCGAACTGGGGCGCCTGCTCGCGGCGTCGGAGCCGCTGCCGGTGCTCGGGCTGCGCGCCTCGCAGGGGCTGGCCACGACCTTCGCCTACTACGCCGGGCGGATCCATCCGGATGTGCGGCTGGTGACCCACGGCGGCGCCGAGGCGGCCGAGGCATTGCACGCCGCCCGCCGCGCGGGCGCGGAGTGGCTGCTGGCGGTGATGCTGCCGCGCTACCCGGCCGAGGCGGTGCGGGCGCTGGAGTACGCCGAGCGGATCGGGCTGCGGATCGCCGCCATCACCGACCGGCCCGCCGTGCCGTTTCCGGCGCAGATCGTGCTCGACGCCCCGGTCGGCGAACGGCTGGTGTTCGACTCGCACGCCGCGCCGTTGGTCATGGCCATGCTCGTGGTGGAGGCGATGGCCGACGCCGCGCCGCTGCGCACCCGCTCCAGGCTGGACGAGTTCGAGCGGACGGCCGAGGAGTTCGGCGTCTTCCATCCGGCCCCGCAGCGCCCCAGGGAGCGTCCGCGCTAA
- a CDS encoding PadR family transcriptional regulator, whose translation MSSAIRVLLLGSLLDGPLHGYEVRRRLELWGADGCANVAYGSIYHGLAKMADEGLLEVVDEGTGDAARPRRRGRGGRTVYAVTEAGRAEFHRQALWYWRNIMPINDPFQVALIFMDRLDREELLLAMRARADLLRLTLRTMDHAWEHKRAGGAAPHIAENMKLAAEQLKVQLDWIEGALPRVERGELP comes from the coding sequence ATGTCGTCAGCGATACGCGTTCTGCTCCTCGGATCACTGCTCGACGGCCCGCTCCACGGTTACGAGGTGCGGCGGCGCCTGGAGTTGTGGGGGGCGGACGGCTGCGCCAACGTGGCCTACGGCTCGATCTACCACGGCCTGGCCAAGATGGCCGACGAGGGCTTGCTGGAGGTGGTGGATGAGGGGACGGGCGACGCCGCGCGCCCGCGCAGGAGGGGCAGGGGCGGCCGGACGGTCTACGCCGTCACCGAGGCCGGGCGGGCGGAGTTCCACCGGCAGGCCTTGTGGTACTGGCGGAACATCATGCCGATCAACGATCCGTTCCAGGTGGCCCTGATCTTCATGGACCGCCTGGACCGGGAGGAGCTGCTCCTCGCGATGCGCGCCCGCGCCGACCTGCTCCGGCTGACCCTGCGGACGATGGACCACGCCTGGGAGCACAAGCGCGCCGGGGGCGCGGCCCCGCACATCGCGGAGAACATGAAGCTGGCCGCGGAACAGCTGAAGGTCCAGCTCGACTGGATCGAGGGGGCGCTGCCGAGAGTGGAGCGCGGCGAGCTACCCTGA
- the hutI gene encoding imidazolonepropionase: MTSVLFDEIGVLYTGDPEAEELAGAAVVIDGGTVAWVGPASAAPEADERVDVEGGCVLPGFVDSHAHLVFAGDRTGEFAARMSGRPYTPKGIHSTVEATRAAADSELAARTAALVAEMLAQGTTTVEIKSGYGLTVEDERRSLAVASAFTEETTFLGAHVVPRGVAPDDYVRLVAGPMLDACAPHAKWIDVFCERGAFDGEQTRHILSAGMRAGLAARVHAGQLGEGPGVAIACELGAASADHCTHLSDADVEALASSGVVATLLPGAEFSTRSPYPDARRLIDAGVEVALATDCNPGSSFTSSMPFCIALAVREMGMTPLEAVRAATYGGARALRRTDVGVVRPGARADLVLLDAPSYVHLAYRPGVPLVRQVWREGRRVV, from the coding sequence ATGACATCGGTTCTGTTCGACGAGATAGGCGTGCTCTACACCGGCGATCCCGAAGCCGAGGAGCTCGCGGGCGCCGCCGTCGTGATCGACGGCGGCACGGTGGCGTGGGTGGGGCCGGCGAGCGCCGCCCCCGAAGCCGACGAGCGTGTCGACGTCGAGGGCGGGTGCGTCCTGCCGGGGTTCGTGGACAGCCACGCGCACCTGGTGTTCGCCGGTGACCGGACGGGCGAGTTCGCCGCGCGCATGTCCGGCCGGCCGTACACGCCGAAAGGCATCCACTCCACCGTCGAGGCCACCCGCGCCGCCGCCGACTCCGAGCTGGCCGCGCGCACCGCCGCGCTGGTCGCCGAGATGCTCGCGCAGGGCACCACCACCGTCGAGATCAAAAGCGGCTACGGCCTGACCGTTGAGGACGAACGGCGCTCCCTGGCGGTCGCCTCCGCGTTCACCGAGGAGACCACCTTCCTCGGCGCCCACGTCGTGCCGCGGGGCGTGGCGCCCGACGACTACGTCCGGCTGGTCGCCGGGCCGATGCTGGACGCCTGCGCGCCGCACGCCAAGTGGATCGACGTCTTCTGCGAGCGCGGCGCCTTCGACGGCGAGCAGACCAGGCACATCCTCTCGGCGGGGATGCGGGCCGGGCTGGCCGCGCGGGTGCACGCCGGACAGCTCGGCGAGGGACCCGGCGTGGCGATCGCCTGCGAGCTGGGCGCGGCCTCCGCCGACCACTGCACCCACCTGTCCGACGCCGACGTCGAGGCGCTGGCCTCCTCCGGCGTGGTGGCCACCCTGCTGCCCGGCGCGGAGTTCTCCACCCGCTCGCCGTACCCCGACGCGCGCAGGCTCATCGACGCGGGCGTGGAGGTGGCGCTGGCCACCGACTGCAACCCCGGGTCGTCGTTCACCTCCTCCATGCCGTTCTGCATCGCGCTCGCCGTCCGTGAGATGGGCATGACCCCGCTGGAGGCGGTTCGGGCGGCGACGTACGGCGGCGCCCGTGCGCTGCGCCGCACCGACGTGGGCGTGGTGCGTCCCGGCGCCCGCGCCGACCTGGTGCTGCTCGACGCCCCCTCCTATGTGCATCTGGCCTACCGGCCCGGGGTGCCGCTGGTGCGTCAGGTGTGGCGGGAGGGACGCCGCGTCGTCTGA
- the hutU gene encoding urocanate hydratase: MPETVRAPRGTALTAKGWPQEAALRMIQNNLDPEVAEHPEQLVVYGGSGRAARDWASYRAIVRCLTRLEDDETLLVQSGRPVGVMRTHEWAPRVLIANSNLVPDWANWDEFRRLEAAGLTMYGQMTAGSWIYIGTQGILQGTYETFAAVAAKRFGGSLAGTITLTAGLGGMGGAQPLAITMNGGVAICVDCDPRSIERRIAHGYLDVRASSLDEAVRLAEQARAARRPLSIGVEDNAAHAVPELLRRGVRIDVVTDQTSAHDPLTYLPLGIAFADMAAEREKDLRGFVTRARESMARHVEAMVGFQDAGAEVFDYGNSIRGEAKLAGYARAFDFPGFVPAYIRPLFCQGKGPFRWAALSGDPADIAATDRAILSLFPDNEPLQRWIRMAGEKVRFQGLPARICWLGYGERDRAGERFNDMVASGELRAPVVIGRDHLDCGSVASPYRETEGMADGSDAIADWPLLNAMVNVASGAAWVSIHHGGGVGIGRSIHAGQVTVADGSALAGEKLRRVLTNDPGMGVIRHVDAGYAEAERVARAHGVRIPMREA, from the coding sequence ATGCCCGAAACCGTCCGCGCGCCGCGCGGTACCGCGCTCACCGCCAAAGGATGGCCGCAGGAAGCGGCCCTGCGCATGATCCAGAACAACCTCGATCCCGAGGTGGCCGAGCATCCCGAACAGCTCGTGGTCTACGGCGGCTCGGGCCGCGCCGCCCGTGACTGGGCGTCCTACCGGGCGATCGTGCGCTGCCTGACCCGGCTGGAGGACGACGAGACCCTGCTGGTGCAGTCGGGGCGGCCGGTCGGCGTCATGCGCACCCACGAGTGGGCGCCGCGCGTGCTCATCGCCAACTCCAACCTGGTGCCCGACTGGGCGAACTGGGACGAGTTCCGCCGTTTGGAGGCGGCCGGCCTCACCATGTACGGCCAGATGACCGCGGGGTCGTGGATCTACATCGGCACCCAGGGCATCCTGCAGGGCACCTACGAGACCTTCGCCGCGGTCGCGGCCAAGAGGTTCGGCGGCTCGCTCGCCGGCACGATCACGCTGACCGCCGGGCTCGGCGGCATGGGCGGCGCCCAGCCGCTCGCCATCACCATGAACGGCGGCGTCGCCATCTGCGTCGACTGCGACCCGCGGTCGATCGAGCGCCGCATCGCGCACGGCTACCTCGATGTGCGCGCCTCCTCCCTGGACGAGGCCGTCCGCCTCGCCGAGCAGGCCCGTGCCGCCCGCAGGCCGCTGTCCATCGGGGTCGAGGACAACGCCGCGCACGCCGTCCCCGAGCTGCTGCGGCGGGGGGTGCGGATCGACGTCGTCACCGACCAGACCAGCGCCCACGACCCGCTGACGTACCTCCCGCTGGGCATCGCCTTCGCCGACATGGCCGCCGAGCGGGAGAAGGACCTGCGGGGGTTCGTCACCCGGGCGCGGGAGTCGATGGCCCGCCACGTCGAGGCGATGGTCGGCTTCCAGGACGCCGGGGCGGAGGTCTTCGACTACGGCAACTCCATCAGGGGCGAGGCGAAACTCGCCGGATACGCGCGGGCCTTCGACTTCCCCGGCTTCGTGCCCGCATACATCAGGCCGCTGTTCTGCCAGGGCAAAGGGCCGTTCCGGTGGGCCGCGCTGTCCGGCGACCCCGCCGACATCGCGGCGACCGACCGCGCCATCCTCTCCCTCTTCCCCGACAACGAGCCGCTTCAGCGGTGGATCCGGATGGCCGGGGAGAAGGTCCGCTTCCAGGGACTGCCCGCGCGGATCTGCTGGCTCGGGTACGGCGAGCGCGACCGCGCGGGCGAGCGGTTCAACGACATGGTGGCCTCGGGCGAGCTGCGGGCGCCGGTGGTCATCGGCCGCGATCACCTCGACTGCGGGTCGGTGGCCTCGCCGTACCGGGAGACCGAGGGGATGGCCGACGGGTCGGACGCCATCGCCGACTGGCCGCTGCTCAACGCGATGGTGAACGTCGCCTCCGGCGCGGCGTGGGTGTCGATCCACCACGGCGGCGGGGTCGGCATCGGCCGGTCGATCCACGCCGGTCAGGTCACCGTCGCCGACGGCAGCGCGCTGGCCGGCGAGAAGCTGCGCAGGGTGCTCACCAACGACCCCGGGATGGGCGTCATCCGGCACGTCGACGCGGGCTACGCGGAGGCCGAGCGGGTGGCGCGCGCGCACGGCGTGCGGATCCCCATGCGTGAGGCATGA
- a CDS encoding sigma-70 family RNA polymerase sigma factor: MARPTGNRTQEQQAAERDLLGTYLAEIGRVPLLTAEEEVELAKRIEAGLYAEYLLDSGLTEPRTGDATDEELERLAISGRRAKDEFIQANLRLVVAVARKYSGRGMPLIDLVQEGNLGLVRAVEKFDYRRGYKFSTYATWWIRQSVGRAIHEQARPVRLPTHAGEQMTRLMRVRRDMLAEFDVEPTDSDLADVLDLPIERVRELRRWASDPVSLQLGVGDEDETELGDMIADDSWVDPEQEAIDILERERLEVWLTGLEGQVSEMLRWRYGLMDGQEHTLTEVGERYGIGRDRARRIERDALARLRKMAAAA, from the coding sequence ATGGCAAGGCCTACGGGGAATCGCACGCAAGAGCAGCAGGCCGCGGAGCGCGACCTGCTGGGAACGTACCTGGCCGAGATCGGGCGGGTGCCGCTGCTGACCGCTGAAGAGGAGGTCGAGCTCGCCAAGCGCATCGAGGCGGGCCTGTACGCCGAGTACCTCCTCGACAGCGGGCTGACGGAGCCGCGTACGGGGGATGCGACGGACGAGGAGCTGGAACGGCTGGCCATCTCCGGCCGCCGCGCCAAGGACGAGTTCATCCAGGCCAACCTGCGGCTGGTGGTGGCGGTCGCGCGCAAGTACTCCGGACGCGGCATGCCGCTGATCGACCTGGTCCAGGAGGGGAACCTGGGGCTGGTCCGCGCGGTCGAGAAGTTCGACTACCGGCGGGGGTACAAGTTCTCCACCTACGCGACGTGGTGGATCCGCCAGTCGGTGGGCCGCGCGATCCACGAGCAGGCGCGGCCGGTGCGGCTGCCCACCCACGCGGGTGAGCAGATGACCCGGCTGATGCGGGTCCGGCGTGACATGCTGGCCGAATTCGATGTCGAGCCCACCGACTCCGACCTCGCCGACGTGCTCGATCTGCCGATCGAGCGGGTGCGCGAGCTGCGCCGCTGGGCGTCCGACCCGGTGTCGCTGCAGCTCGGTGTGGGGGACGAGGACGAGACGGAGCTGGGCGACATGATCGCCGACGACTCCTGGGTCGACCCGGAGCAGGAGGCGATCGACATCTTGGAGCGGGAGCGGCTGGAGGTGTGGCTGACCGGTCTGGAGGGCCAGGTCAGCGAGATGCTCCGCTGGCGCTACGGGTTGATGGACGGGCAGGAGCACACGCTGACCGAGGTGGGGGAGCGGTACGGCATCGGCCGCGATCGCGCCCGCCGCATCGAACGCGACGCCCTGGCTCGTCTGCGGAAGATGGCCGCCGCGGCCTGA
- a CDS encoding ATP-binding cassette domain-containing protein has translation MIEARGLKKSFTSRAGRGRRGPKIVEAVKGIDLTIREGEIFACLGPNGAGKTTTVRMLATLTVPTEGTATVAGYDIVKEPAKVRRHIGYVGQGGGLDENAPGRAGLMLAARVAGMSRKQAAARTDELLESFNLTEIADRPVRTLSGGQKRRFAIAIGLVNRPPLLFLDEPTTGLDPQNRAHLWDEVRSLRAEGTSVLLTTHYLEEADALCDRLAIIDHGRVVAEGTPDGLKREIGGDVVTLRLEDGDADAARGLLAAQPYTREVHAEDAVLRAYLDDGDHNLPPLLRALEDKGITIRSISLDRPTLDDVFLRHTGRSLRDAA, from the coding sequence ATCATCGAAGCGCGAGGACTGAAGAAGTCCTTCACCTCCCGCGCCGGACGCGGGAGACGCGGCCCGAAGATCGTAGAGGCCGTCAAAGGCATCGACCTGACCATCCGCGAGGGAGAGATCTTCGCCTGTCTCGGCCCCAACGGCGCGGGCAAGACCACGACCGTTCGCATGCTCGCCACCCTCACCGTCCCCACCGAGGGCACCGCCACCGTCGCCGGGTACGACATCGTCAAGGAGCCCGCCAAGGTCAGGCGGCACATCGGCTATGTCGGCCAGGGCGGCGGGCTGGACGAGAACGCGCCGGGCCGGGCCGGGCTCATGCTCGCCGCCCGCGTCGCCGGCATGTCCCGCAAGCAGGCCGCGGCCAGGACGGACGAGCTGCTGGAGAGCTTCAACCTGACCGAGATCGCCGACCGGCCCGTGCGCACGCTGTCCGGCGGCCAGAAGCGGCGCTTCGCCATCGCCATCGGCCTGGTGAACCGGCCGCCGCTGCTCTTCCTCGACGAGCCGACCACCGGCCTGGACCCGCAGAACCGCGCCCACCTGTGGGACGAGGTGCGCTCCCTGCGCGCCGAGGGCACCAGCGTGCTGCTCACCACCCACTACCTCGAAGAGGCCGACGCGCTGTGCGACCGGCTCGCCATCATCGACCACGGCCGGGTCGTCGCCGAAGGCACCCCGGACGGGCTCAAGCGGGAGATCGGCGGCGACGTGGTGACGCTCCGCCTGGAGGACGGCGACGCGGACGCCGCCCGCGGACTGCTCGCGGCCCAGCCGTACACGCGGGAGGTCCACGCCGAGGACGCCGTGCTCCGCGCCTACCTCGACGACGGCGACCACAACCTGCCGCCCCTGCTGCGCGCCCTCGAAGACAAGGGCATCACCATCCGCTCGATCTCCCTCGACCGTCCCACCCTGGACGACGTCTTCCTCCGCCACACCGGCCGGTCCCTGCGCGACGCAGCCTGA
- a CDS encoding formimidoylglutamate deiminase produces the protein MTYWCELAWLPSGEVADGVLVRVEGTRIAEVTRADPPPHAVRLAGLTIPGLANVHSHAFHRALRAATQREKGSFWTWRERMYELADVLDPDGYLALARAVYAEMALAGITCVGEFHYLHHGPGGRPYADRNAMAHALITAARDAGVRIALLDACYLTGGPGTALTGAQLRFGDGDAERWAERVRDLADAYADADDVEVGTAVHSVRAVPPEGIGVVAAFSAHHAVPLHAHVSEQRAENAACLEMYAKTPVQLLYEHGALGPRSTAVHATHLSEADIALLGATGAYVCMCPTTERDLGDGIGPARDLADEGTPLTLGSDSHAVIDLFEEARAMELDERLRTEHRGHWSAAELLSAATVNGHAALGFPDGGMLVPGARADLVSVRLDTVRTAGVPARAAVEAVVFAASACDVHSVVSSGRRIVTEGRHVLGDVGAMLGRAIREIT, from the coding sequence ATGACCTACTGGTGCGAGCTGGCCTGGCTGCCGTCCGGCGAGGTGGCCGACGGCGTGCTCGTCCGGGTCGAGGGCACCAGGATCGCCGAGGTCACGCGGGCCGATCCGCCCCCGCACGCGGTACGGCTGGCCGGTCTCACCATCCCCGGCCTGGCCAACGTCCACTCGCACGCCTTCCACCGCGCCCTGCGCGCCGCCACCCAGCGGGAGAAGGGCAGCTTCTGGACCTGGCGGGAACGCATGTACGAGCTGGCGGACGTCCTGGACCCCGACGGCTACCTGGCGCTGGCCCGCGCGGTCTACGCCGAGATGGCGCTGGCGGGGATCACGTGCGTGGGCGAATTCCACTACCTGCATCACGGGCCGGGCGGCCGCCCGTACGCCGACCGCAACGCGATGGCGCACGCCCTGATCACCGCGGCGCGCGACGCGGGGGTGCGCATCGCGCTGCTGGACGCCTGCTACCTGACGGGCGGACCGGGCACGGCCCTGACCGGCGCGCAGCTCCGCTTCGGCGACGGCGACGCCGAACGCTGGGCGGAACGGGTACGGGACCTCGCCGACGCCTACGCGGACGCCGACGACGTGGAGGTGGGGACCGCCGTCCATTCGGTGCGCGCGGTGCCGCCCGAGGGGATCGGCGTGGTCGCGGCGTTCTCCGCCCACCACGCCGTGCCGCTGCACGCGCACGTCTCCGAGCAGCGGGCGGAGAACGCCGCCTGCCTGGAGATGTACGCCAAGACGCCGGTGCAGCTGCTGTATGAGCACGGCGCGCTCGGCCCGCGCTCCACCGCCGTGCACGCCACCCACCTGTCAGAGGCCGACATCGCGCTGCTCGGCGCGACGGGCGCGTACGTGTGCATGTGCCCGACCACCGAACGCGACCTCGGCGACGGCATCGGCCCGGCGCGCGACCTCGCCGACGAGGGCACCCCGCTGACCCTCGGCTCCGACAGCCACGCCGTCATCGACCTGTTCGAAGAGGCCCGCGCGATGGAACTGGACGAACGGCTGCGGACCGAGCACCGCGGCCACTGGAGCGCCGCCGAGCTGCTGTCGGCCGCGACCGTCAACGGCCACGCCGCGCTGGGCTTCCCCGACGGGGGGATGCTCGTGCCCGGCGCGCGGGCCGACCTGGTGTCGGTGCGGCTCGACACGGTCCGCACCGCGGGCGTCCCCGCGCGGGCGGCGGTCGAGGCCGTCGTGTTCGCCGCATCCGCCTGCGACGTGCACTCGGTGGTATCGAGCGGCCGCCGGATCGTGACCGAAGGACGCCACGTGCTCGGCGATGTGGGTGCGATGCTGGGGCGGGCGATCCGGGAGATCACATGA
- a CDS encoding ABC transporter permease yields the protein MFRHTMLFLGYELKNMLRNPLWPFFGVLQPILYLLLFAPLLENTAIGADGTDTLLVFTPGVMMMVAVFGSLFVGFGMVVEIRNGYLERLAVSQVWRPAIVLGRSIRDVIILIFQALLVVGIATLMGMRASLPGLLLMLPLMAATGLLASGLSYGLALAVRDENGMASLLQFFSLPLILLTGILLPMSLAPGWMQTVAEFNPLYHTVEAGRALFAGDFSDGSIPLAFGLTIGLAVLTTAWSVSSMRKLAG from the coding sequence ATGTTCCGACACACGATGCTCTTCCTCGGCTACGAGCTGAAGAACATGCTCCGCAACCCCCTCTGGCCGTTCTTCGGCGTCCTGCAGCCGATCCTCTACCTGCTGCTGTTCGCTCCCCTGCTGGAGAACACCGCCATCGGCGCCGACGGCACGGACACCCTGCTGGTGTTCACACCCGGCGTGATGATGATGGTCGCCGTGTTCGGCTCGCTGTTCGTCGGATTCGGCATGGTCGTGGAGATCCGCAACGGCTACCTGGAACGGCTGGCGGTCAGTCAGGTCTGGCGCCCGGCGATCGTGCTCGGCCGCTCCATACGCGACGTGATCATCCTGATCTTCCAGGCCCTCCTGGTGGTCGGCATCGCGACCCTGATGGGCATGCGGGCGAGCCTGCCGGGGCTGCTGCTCATGCTGCCGCTCATGGCCGCCACCGGCCTGCTCGCCTCCGGCCTGTCCTACGGCCTGGCCCTGGCCGTGCGCGACGAGAACGGCATGGCATCGCTCCTGCAGTTCTTCTCCCTGCCGCTCATCCTGCTGACCGGCATCCTGCTGCCGATGTCGCTCGCACCCGGCTGGATGCAGACGGTGGCCGAGTTCAACCCGCTCTACCACACGGTAGAGGCGGGGCGGGCGCTGTTCGCCGGCGACTTCTCCGACGGCTCCATCCCGCTGGCCTTCGGCCTCACCATCGGCCTGGCCGTCCTCACCACGGCGTGGTCGGTCTCCTCCATGCGGAAGCTGGCCGGTTAG
- a CDS encoding allantoate amidohydrolase, with amino-acid sequence MTTFDQMWDAIAEVGRDPRGGYTRDAWSAADLELREWFRQEAHRRGLAYHEDRNGNQWAWWGDPDAAPGVVTGSHLDSVRRGGAYDGPLGVVSALAAIDTLRESGIRPVRPVGVVVFADEEGARFGVPCVGSRLLTGALHPDAARALADDDGVTLADALRRAGRDPGGLGRDEETLRRIGVFVELHVEQGRSLVHHDAPVGVASGIRPHGRWRFDFRGRADHAGTTRLEDRDDPMLPFARLVCAARDAARRRGALATVGRVRVDPGNANAIPGAVSAWLDARGPAEAAVHSLVEELAEATGGRVTRESWSPAVEFDRALRDRLAEALGGAPVLDTGAGHDAGILAAAGIPSAMVFVRNPTGISHSPEEHAERADCHAGVRALSAALRSALEEGCR; translated from the coding sequence ATGACGACGTTCGACCAGATGTGGGACGCGATCGCCGAAGTCGGACGCGATCCGCGCGGCGGTTACACCAGGGACGCCTGGTCGGCCGCCGACCTGGAGCTACGCGAATGGTTCCGCCAGGAAGCCCACCGCCGCGGCCTCGCCTACCACGAGGACCGCAACGGCAACCAGTGGGCCTGGTGGGGAGATCCGGACGCCGCGCCCGGCGTGGTGACCGGCAGCCACCTCGACTCCGTACGCCGGGGCGGTGCCTACGACGGCCCGCTCGGCGTCGTGTCCGCCCTCGCCGCGATCGACACGCTGCGCGAGAGCGGCATCCGGCCGGTCCGCCCGGTCGGCGTCGTCGTCTTCGCCGACGAGGAAGGGGCCAGGTTCGGCGTCCCCTGCGTCGGCTCACGGCTGCTCACCGGCGCCCTCCACCCGGACGCGGCACGCGCCCTCGCCGACGACGACGGGGTCACGCTCGCCGACGCGCTGCGCCGGGCCGGCCGCGATCCCGGCGGGCTCGGCCGCGACGAGGAGACGCTGCGCCGGATCGGCGTGTTCGTGGAACTGCACGTGGAGCAGGGCAGGTCCCTCGTGCACCACGACGCGCCCGTGGGGGTGGCGAGCGGCATCCGGCCGCACGGCCGCTGGCGCTTCGACTTCCGCGGCCGGGCCGACCACGCCGGCACCACCCGGCTGGAGGACCGCGACGACCCGATGCTGCCCTTCGCCCGCCTGGTATGCGCCGCCCGGGACGCCGCCCGCCGGCGCGGTGCGCTCGCCACCGTGGGCAGGGTGCGCGTCGACCCCGGCAACGCCAACGCCATCCCCGGCGCGGTCTCCGCCTGGCTGGACGCCCGCGGGCCCGCCGAGGCCGCCGTGCACTCGCTGGTCGAGGAGCTGGCCGAGGCCACCGGCGGCAGGGTGACCCGCGAGTCGTGGAGCCCCGCGGTGGAGTTCGACCGTGCGCTGCGCGACCGGCTGGCGGAGGCGCTGGGAGGAGCCCCCGTGCTGGACACCGGGGCCGGGCACGACGCCGGAATCCTCGCCGCCGCCGGGATTCCCAGCGCCATGGTGTTCGTCCGCAACCCCACGGGAATCTCCCACTCTCCGGAGGAACACGCCGAGCGCGCCGACTGCCACGCGGGAGTGCGCGCCCTGTCCGCCGCCTTGCGCAGCGCCCTGGAGGAAGGATGTCGATGA